GGATGAACACATTAAATTGACCCAAAAACTTAAAAAAACTTTATTCGATAATACCCAAGTCGGAATAACTAAATAAGACCCAACAATAACAAAACTATGACATCTCGAACTCAAAAAACAAACAAAACTTACTTGCTATTTATAGCATTAGCTGCCGCTTTTGGTGGTTTTCTATTTGGTTATGATACCGCAGTGATTTCCGGTACCATAGGATTCGTTAAAGATAAATTTGCACTGGATACGGTAATGGAAGGCTGGTTCGTTAGCTCTGCTTTGGTTGGCTGTATCGTTGGTGTTGCTTTTGCAGGTGAACTATCCGATCGCTTTGGAAGAAAAAAATCCTTGATCGCATCTGGTTTACTTTTTTCAATATCAGCAATTGGATGTGCCGTATGTGGGAGTCATACCGAATTGATTATTTACCGTTTGGTAGGTGGTTTGGGGGTTGGAATCGCTTCAATGTTATCACCTCTATACATTTCAGAAGTATCTCCTGCAAATGTTAGAGGACGAATGGTTGCATTATATCAATTCGCAATTACCCTTGGTATCCTTTGTGCTTATTTTGCGAATGCTTTATTATTAGGTGGAGGAGAATCAAGTGTTTCTTTTGCAGAGGGAAGCTTACTACATACCGTTTTTGTGAGTGAAGTTTGGCGTTCAATGTTTGGTAGTGAGGTTATTCCTGCACTTCTTTTCTTTGCAGCTATGTTTGTAGTACCTGAGAGTCCAAGATGGTACGCATCTAAGAACAGAAATGAAGAAGCTGGTGCTGTATTAGCGAAAATTAATGGCGCCGAGGTAGCAAAAAAAGAATTGAAGTCGATTAAAAATGCGATAGAGAAAGAGGGCGAAAGCTCATGGTCTATGCTTTTGCAACCAGGAA
This window of the Labilibaculum sp. DW002 genome carries:
- a CDS encoding sugar porter family MFS transporter, producing the protein MTSRTQKTNKTYLLFIALAAAFGGFLFGYDTAVISGTIGFVKDKFALDTVMEGWFVSSALVGCIVGVAFAGELSDRFGRKKSLIASGLLFSISAIGCAVCGSHTELIIYRLVGGLGVGIASMLSPLYISEVSPANVRGRMVALYQFAITLGILCAYFANALLLGGGESSVSFAEGSLLHTVFVSEVWRSMFGSEVIPALLFFAAMFVVPESPRWYASKNRNEEAGAVLAKINGAEVAKKELKSIKNAIEKEGESSWSMLLQPGIRIAVFVGVALALLSQFTGINAIIYYGPRIMEEAGLQLSDALGGQVVIGAVNVLATVYAIMKIDQFGRKNLMKGGIIGMFISLIAVGTLFILEMTQGYLLIVFILTFIMSFAVGYGPVLWVLLSEIYPTKVRGRAMSVATLSVWVGTAVIGQVVPWMLETLTPAGTFFIFAVCCLPVPFILKSVPETKGLSLEDIESAWVKAKE